In Deinococcus maricopensis DSM 21211, one genomic interval encodes:
- a CDS encoding ASCH domain-containing protein has translation MPPTLTPAVQAFMAEAEQHLGALPAVQEVFAFGDHPQLADALLQLVLRGLKTATCTWPPESATIAPGDLSVVLNGAGEPAALIRTTELRRVPFLQVDAAFAYDEGEDDRTLHAWREAHRRYFTRQRADRPFTDDEEVLCERFEVIHARP, from the coding sequence ATGCCCCCCACCCTCACGCCCGCCGTGCAGGCCTTCATGGCCGAGGCCGAACAGCACCTCGGTGCCCTCCCCGCCGTCCAAGAGGTGTTCGCGTTCGGCGACCACCCGCAACTCGCCGACGCGCTCCTGCAGCTGGTCCTGCGCGGCCTGAAAACAGCGACCTGCACCTGGCCGCCGGAAAGCGCCACCATCGCGCCCGGCGACCTGAGCGTCGTCCTGAACGGCGCCGGCGAACCCGCCGCACTGATCCGCACGACCGAACTGCGCCGCGTGCCGTTCCTGCAGGTGGACGCCGCCTTCGCGTACGACGAGGGCGAGGATGACCGCACCCTCCACGCCTGGCGCGAGGCGCACCGCCGGTACTTCACCCGGCAGCGCGCCGACCGCCCCTTCACGGACGACGAGGAGGTCCTGTGCGAACGCTTCGAGGTCATCCACGCGCGACCCTGA
- a CDS encoding VOC family protein, whose amino-acid sequence MLKHVSFLTRDADATLAFYTLLGAVTEKDVLTTEGFRRVVLAFTGGGRLQFFQVGGETPTPHPAWQEHVALVVPDLRARVDTLRTQGVTFTRALTLSPGGRDLAFVLDPDGRQVELLQAD is encoded by the coding sequence ATGTTGAAGCACGTCTCGTTCCTGACCCGCGATGCAGACGCCACCCTCGCGTTCTACACGCTGCTCGGCGCGGTCACCGAGAAGGACGTCCTGACGACCGAGGGGTTCCGCCGGGTGGTGCTCGCCTTCACGGGGGGCGGGCGCCTGCAGTTCTTCCAGGTCGGCGGGGAGACGCCCACGCCGCACCCGGCGTGGCAGGAGCACGTCGCGCTGGTTGTCCCGGACCTGCGCGCGCGCGTGGACACGCTCCGCACGCAGGGCGTGACGTTCACGCGCGCGCTGACGCTCAGTCCGGGCGGGCGCGACCTGGCGTTCGTCCTCGACCCGGACGGACGGCAGGTGGAACTGCTGCAGGCCGATTGA
- a CDS encoding HAD family hydrolase: protein MLKVFLDDGGVLNDNARRAPQWAALIGPYLAGRYGGEASEWAAANARVAPALWGRLRADTDPHGGWAKFEAQYAALWVRGMFAAVGRTPPPGADLIGVQRAAYEAVIPHVHAAIPGAVQAVKEAYALTGPLFMASGGASWELEGYLASMGEGVRSLFAERLHGADLVDTLKEGAAYHPRVLTDAGVRPQDAVVVDDRADCVSWARAAGARAVLIAPGGTAHANANAVIPHLGALPALLRAWA from the coding sequence ATGTTGAAGGTGTTTCTGGATGACGGTGGCGTCCTGAACGACAACGCGCGGCGCGCGCCGCAATGGGCGGCGCTGATCGGGCCGTACCTGGCCGGCAGGTACGGCGGTGAGGCGAGCGAATGGGCAGCGGCGAACGCCCGCGTGGCCCCGGCCCTGTGGGGGCGCCTGCGCGCGGACACCGACCCGCACGGCGGCTGGGCGAAGTTCGAGGCGCAGTACGCGGCCCTGTGGGTGCGGGGGATGTTCGCGGCAGTGGGACGGACGCCCCCGCCCGGCGCGGACCTCATCGGCGTGCAGCGCGCCGCGTACGAGGCGGTCATTCCGCACGTGCACGCGGCCATTCCCGGCGCGGTCCAGGCCGTGAAGGAGGCGTACGCGCTGACCGGGCCGCTGTTCATGGCGTCCGGCGGCGCGAGCTGGGAACTGGAAGGGTACCTGGCCAGCATGGGCGAGGGCGTGCGGTCGCTGTTCGCGGAGCGCCTGCACGGCGCGGACCTCGTGGACACCCTCAAGGAGGGCGCCGCGTACCACCCGCGCGTGCTTACGGACGCGGGCGTGCGCCCGCAGGACGCGGTCGTGGTGGATGACCGCGCGGACTGCGTGTCGTGGGCCCGCGCGGCAGGCGCGCGGGCGGTGCTGATCGCGCCCGGCGGGACGGCGCACGCCAACGCGAACGCCGTCATTCCGCACCTGGGGGCCCTGCCGGCGCTGCTGCGCGCCTGGGCCTGA
- a CDS encoding AI-2E family transporter: protein MLPSPHSAPPRENAFQYVWRSPWVRALVFLLMLYAASRVFGSLAHVIVLGLIGYIVAYLTNPLLIWLQRRRLPRAMGVIIVILVLLGFLALCSTLLVTVIGQLSDLIQKLPELARNTTTFIDRLAQQHAFLVPLREQIENFTGGGLSQISSVVVPYLQKYQSSLLTGAFSFANTLAEGLAVLIIAIYMMLDFDKIGLTLLRAFPRSWQPFVLNLSRDVEHAVGGYLRGQILIASCVGIIVAVGLAICGVPSAPALGFLAGAFNIVPYLGVIIAITPALLLAAAAGWLKVVLVIVVFVFANQIEAHLLSPMILGKSTNLHPVTVILAILAGVTLYGIVGALVAVPLAALGKLLIEEYYYPSKVYTEGP, encoded by the coding sequence ATGCTCCCGTCCCCGCACAGCGCGCCACCACGCGAGAACGCCTTCCAGTACGTGTGGCGCAGCCCCTGGGTGCGCGCCCTCGTGTTCCTGCTGATGCTCTACGCCGCCTCGCGCGTGTTCGGCTCGCTCGCGCACGTGATCGTGCTCGGGCTGATCGGGTACATCGTCGCGTACCTCACCAACCCGCTGCTGATCTGGCTGCAACGCCGCCGCCTGCCGCGCGCCATGGGCGTCATCATCGTGATCCTGGTGCTGCTCGGCTTCCTGGCGCTGTGCAGCACGCTGCTCGTCACCGTCATCGGGCAGCTCAGCGACCTGATCCAGAAGCTCCCCGAACTGGCGCGCAACACCACCACCTTCATTGACCGTCTCGCGCAGCAGCACGCGTTCCTGGTACCGCTGCGCGAACAGATCGAGAACTTCACCGGGGGCGGCCTGTCGCAGATCAGCAGCGTCGTCGTACCGTACCTCCAGAAGTACCAGTCGTCACTGCTCACCGGCGCGTTCAGCTTCGCCAACACCCTCGCCGAGGGCCTCGCGGTGCTGATCATCGCCATCTACATGATGCTCGACTTCGACAAGATCGGCCTGACGCTGCTGCGCGCCTTCCCGCGCTCCTGGCAGCCGTTCGTGCTGAACCTCTCGCGCGACGTGGAACACGCCGTCGGCGGGTACCTGCGCGGCCAGATCCTGATCGCGTCATGCGTCGGCATCATCGTCGCGGTGGGCCTCGCAATCTGCGGCGTGCCGAGCGCGCCCGCGCTCGGGTTCCTCGCCGGGGCGTTCAACATCGTGCCGTACCTCGGCGTGATCATCGCGATCACGCCCGCGCTGCTGCTCGCCGCTGCCGCCGGGTGGCTGAAGGTCGTGCTGGTCATCGTGGTGTTCGTGTTCGCCAACCAGATCGAAGCGCACCTGCTCTCCCCGATGATTCTCGGCAAGAGCACCAACCTGCACCCCGTCACGGTCATCCTGGCGATCCTCGCGGGCGTCACGCTGTACGGCATCGTGGGCGCGCTCGTCGCCGTGCCGCTCGCGGCGCTCGGGAAGCTGCTGATCGAGGAGTATTACTACCCCAGCAAGGTGTACACCGAAGGGCCCTGA
- a CDS encoding helix-turn-helix domain-containing protein: MKFAEQLKHAREQRGLTLADLAQRTHIRTDYLAALEAGDLSALPERTYTRAYVQQLARTLGLDPAPLLADFDAHVPRAASDTPTITRPTIRTRPRRALPTGLIAGTLSALLAVGVLGYFGYTAWIARPAQTSDATTPAPTAPATQVKLTLRTQPEGARVYLDNRFLGLTPVSGFPLDARDTANLRVEYGGFKTIEERIPLQRNVAYTVKLQRGSGTTALVPVTPPPPKPTTPVAATGTPTPDAVPTPAATPATGVRLTFTGRSWVRVTQAGRTLYEGIPTPGSTRDFPSGVMVRAGNPTAVQVSVNGQTAEAFGASASALTRTF, from the coding sequence GTGAAGTTCGCTGAACAACTCAAGCATGCCCGCGAACAACGAGGCCTGACCCTCGCGGACCTGGCCCAGCGGACGCACATCCGCACCGACTACCTCGCCGCGCTCGAAGCCGGCGACCTCAGCGCCCTGCCGGAACGCACGTACACCCGCGCGTACGTGCAGCAGCTCGCGCGCACCCTGGGCCTGGACCCCGCGCCGCTGCTCGCGGACTTCGACGCCCACGTCCCCCGCGCCGCCAGCGACACGCCCACCATCACGCGCCCCACCATCAGGACCCGCCCGCGCCGCGCGCTCCCCACCGGCCTGATCGCCGGCACGCTGTCCGCGCTGCTCGCCGTGGGCGTCCTCGGGTACTTCGGGTACACCGCGTGGATCGCCCGCCCCGCCCAGACCAGCGACGCGACCACGCCGGCGCCCACCGCGCCCGCCACGCAGGTGAAGCTCACGCTGCGCACGCAACCCGAAGGCGCGCGCGTGTACCTCGACAACCGGTTCCTGGGCCTCACGCCCGTGAGCGGCTTCCCGCTCGACGCGCGCGACACCGCGAACCTGCGCGTGGAATACGGCGGGTTCAAGACCATCGAGGAACGCATTCCGCTGCAGCGCAACGTCGCGTACACCGTGAAGCTCCAGCGGGGCAGCGGCACCACCGCCCTCGTGCCCGTCACGCCCCCGCCACCCAAGCCGACCACGCCCGTGGCGGCCACCGGCACGCCCACGCCGGACGCGGTCCCCACCCCGGCGGCCACGCCCGCCACCGGCGTGCGCCTCACCTTCACCGGACGCTCGTGGGTGCGCGTCACGCAGGCCGGCCGGACCCTGTACGAAGGCATCCCCACCCCCGGCTCCACCCGCGACTTCCCGAGCGGCGTCATGGTCCGTGCCGGAAACCCCACGGCGGTGCAGGTCAGCGTGAACGGCCAGACCGCCGAGGCGTTCGGCGCGTCCGCGAGTGCCCTGACGCGCACGTTTTAA